The genomic stretch agtgtttgGTCCCTCCACATGAATCACAATATGTGTCTGTGAGTTCATGAAGTACATTAACTATTTGaatgagtttatgtttttgattctcagttgaaataaataaaatgtttcttcCGCCAAAGTTCAATTCAACAGTTCACAGGTTTCTATTAAATCACAATGAGTTTTTGATTgaagttgtttttcattttgtaatttaaataagacacaaaagtgtcctgtggtctgactaataattcaaataaaataataataaatgtgttggCATAAAGTCAAGTACGTTTCTTTACGTAAAATGGAACCTGTTTCTTTCtagaaatatttttgtattttgctatAGAGGTTTTGATATTGAAATATGTTAAATTAAGATTCCAGAGAatcaccaggactaaatcagtacaGTGGTTTTAAggtgctttgttttattttccccCCAAGCAGTTATCCATCTGTTAGTTATCTTTTTTGACTACATCTGTCAGAAATCTTACTCCAAATATGTAAACACACTTGAACAATCAGATCAagattattattcttattcaaaatgttttactttaggTTTAGGCTCCAACTACAACAGCACTGAAGTACAATGAACTATGCCATTTCCCACAGAGAAGCACTGGATACAGAAAACTGCTCTGAAATGATGGTAAACGTCATTAAAAACAGTGATATTTGTAAAGCTCTAAAGCCACACTCAGCCTCTCACTCTCCCACAGAAGCACACACAGTGTTATATTACCATGAGTCCTGCAGCAGATCTCTCAGACTGGAGTCAGTGTAGGGCCGTCTgagctcccacaatgcactgctttAAAACTCTTTGCCACAAATGACCTCACTGCTCGCCGCCATTTTGCGTCTGATGTCAATAACAACATGAGTCTAAATGATGCCTTCAGGGACCTGCAGCCCTCAGAGTTTCATCATTGTTTTTGACCAACACTTTGACTTTGGGAGTTCAAACTTTCTACGTCCAGATTCACTGAACACTCAAACTCCAGTTCAACAGAGCAGAGTTACTCATCCTGTCACATCTAATGTCAACTAAAAGTAACAAATGTGGGCTCCAGACCAAACTTTTAAATGCAGTGCACcaacaaacacaaccaaaaagaCTGACCATGACAGAGGAGTGCTAATGTAACACGGGTGACAAAACTGCCTTTAGCTTTATATTTTCTCTTATTCCATTGCTCTTGTATTCAGTTACGTGACTTTGAATGTCCATTTACGTAGCTTTGATATTGTGACTCTGGAACCACCAGCAGACACAAGAGATGGACTCTCATAAGTGGCCCAAGTAAATGTATTGAATAATAATCACCCACAGGAGCCGACTATCCCCGTTCAAGTGCTTCAGACGAGCTGTGTTGTAACGCTCGGCACaaggggggaccaaagatacaggacTTGGGggaaagtttacagtgtttatttacaaaggtgCAAAATACGTGAATGATGTGATGTGAGCCTGACCGACGCGCCCAACCCCTCGCAGAAAGCGCGCCACACCTGGGAGGTGAATTGAGTGCCCCGGTCAGACACAATGTCCAGAGGGATTCCATGCAGCCGGAACACGTGGTTCGTGATCTGGTCGGTGGTTTCCTTGGCAGTGGGAAGTTTTGGCAGGGCGATGAAGTGgacggccttggagaagcggtcgaCAATGGTGAGGATGACCGTGTTACCTTGGGATGGCGGGAGGCCTGTAACAAAGTCCACCGCCACATGGGACCAAGGACACTTAGGGAGCGGATGCAGCAGACCGGACGGTGCCAAGTGGGAGGCCTTACCCCAGGCACacacttatccatgcatttgtctccagtagattagacgactgtaacgtcctgctcactggcctctccaaacgagccttaagacagctgcagtacatccagaacgctgccgctcgggtcctgactagaaccaggaagtacgagcacataagtcctgtgctcaggtctctgcactggcttcctgtagctcaaagaatagactttaaatcagctctgcttgtgtataagtctctccatggccgaggtccaaagtacatctccgacatgttagtgccatatgaaccatctcacactctgaggacttcagggatcggcctcctgctggtgcccagagtcaggactaaacatggggaatcagcgtttaaattttatgcagctaaaacttggaacagtcttcctgaagatgtgagacaggcctctactttgacaatgttcaaatccaggctcaaaacggttctgtttagctgtgcatacgactgaaaggtttttattcttttaatgttaattttatgatgattatttgtgattatttatgttttgatttgtgattttaatgtctttcttattctgtaaagcactttgaattaccttgtgtacgaattgccttgccttgccactgagtcatacgaagggcgaccagtttgagacgctcttctgaaataacacattttctcagtttgcctttagttatacattattaataatgataaatgatgatcatctatgtgaacacactgatcatgttgcaagacactgatcacattaatgatttctcaaaataattatcaacaatgagcaacaAGGGAAACAGATCAGTATTcttcactttaactttactgatCTTAGTAGTCTTagttacatcactacatctcatagtgtcccattttcactatccattgacaaacctttttaacaaaacataaataatatacattgccccatgtttcataaagttatcaattatgtaatgttagaGAAAAATAATctcacatatttttaaataaatctcggttgcgttgtgtgactttttcaccggtgtcttgaaaaaagcctgttgtttacccaaagctgcgtttagctctgggcttgttctgcccatagtgcgcgtccccgtgggtagttagtgtggagttttgtgagacgtagtgaaatGTCcgtccacattgtgccgctttgccgtcaccacagtcgctccgcagatgagagacgcgcaggtttcttttagtcttaaatcattgtgaaagtgatctctttattttctaccatgttttggagtaagaaactgctttcagcgcatcctcacagcgcagagcggagcactggttttgtcacacgcacaatactgacctttgaattgagtaggtcaaagttcaccttaacttatctaaacttcatgtataatgaacatatatttaagatattgtcatttttaaatctatataaatgcaagggtgataaaaaaaaatagcaacagaataaaattaaattttagatgcagctcattagtgagttgtgctatttttagaaccggtctgcgggcgactcatctGGGGCttggggcgacatggcgcccgcgggcacagtgttggtgacccctgctttaAAATATTTCACCACAAAATGACCTCACTGCTCGCCGCCATTTTTTGTCTGATGTCAATAACAACATGAGTCTAAATGATGCCTTCAGGGACCTGCAGCCCTCAGAGTTTCATCATTGTTTTGAAGCAACACTTTGACTTTGGGAGTTCAAACTTTCTACATCCAGATTCACTAAACACCCAAACTTCAGTTTGACAGAGCAGAGTTACTCATCCCATCTCGTCTATTGTCAACCAGAAGCAACTAGTGTGGGCTCCAGACCAACCTTTTTTAATGCAGTGCACcaataaacaaaccaaaaagGAGACTGTCCTTAACAGGGAAGTGCTAATGTAACATCACAAAGGTATGGGGATTTTGACCAGAATCGTTTGGGTAGTTTTTGTTGTGATTAacattttccatccatccattttctttcgcttatccggggccaggtcgcgggggcagcagtctaagcagggactcccagactttcctcaccccggacacgtcctccagctcctccagtgggaccccaaggcattccaagaccagctgagagacatagtccctccagcgtgacCTCAGGTTTGGAGgaactgattctcatcccagccactaactcggctgcaaactgccccagtgctgcacgtcctggttcgatgaagccatcaggataACATTATCTGTAAAAAGCAGAGATGATATCCTCTGGTTCCCGAACCGCACCCCATCAGGTCcttggctgtgcctagaaattctgtccataaatataatgagtaGAACCGATGACAAAgtgcagccctggcagagtccaacatgcaccgggaacaggtctgacttactgccagcaatgaatacagctcctgctccagtcatacagggactggagagcccttagcaaagagccctggaccccatactcccagagcaccccccagaggacaccacaagggacaggGTAAAATGCCTTCTTCAGATCCAAAAAGCACATGGTTTGGtgaactcccatgagccctcgaggacccactGGAAAGTATCGAGCTGGTCCGGTGTTCCACAATGGgaagaaaaccacactgctcctggatctgaggttcgactatcggtcggattctcctctccagtaccctggaatagaccttacggagaaggctgaggagtgtgatttccctgtaattggaacacatcctctgttcctccttcttAAAAAGAGGGCCctccaccccagtctgccaatccagtggcACTATCCCCGAATGCCatgcaatgttgcagagacgtgtcagcaaagacagccccacaacatccagaaacttgaggtactcaggttGAATCTCATCCAtccccagagccttgccaccaaggagttTGCCAACCAcgtcggtgacttcagccagggtgatggacgagtccgcctctgggtccccagtctctgcttcctcctcagaagacatgaCAGTGGGTTTGAGGagaagtattccttccactgcctgacaacatccccagtcgagatCAGCATTCTCTCCATGGCCTTCCCAAACTTTttccaaccccgagtttttgccactgCGACCACAGGGTACACTTGGTTCAccggtactcgtcagctgcctcaggagtcccacaagccaactaTGCTCGATAgtactccttcttcagcctgacggcatcccttacttccggtgtccaccaccggttCAGGGATTTCCactgcgacaagcaccgcaggcCTTACGACCACACCTACTAGTGTccacatcgacaatagaggtggagaacatggtccaCTTGGAGtacatgtccccagcctccctcagaatcagggagaagctcttcCAAAGGTGTGAGATGAAGAAAGAGGGCTTCGCCAGGCATTCCAAATAGACCCTTATGCTCGGGTCTGCcgggtctgtccggcttcctgcTCCGCCAGCAGATCCAGCTCACgaccaggtggtgattggttAACAGCCCCCCCGGGGAGTTGGTTTTGGAGTTCAcaggggtgaactccaacacgaggtggctgagctgtggggcaatgagcaagtcCACACCAGCTCACTTCCGCTCCCTgcgggcaacaccagagaaatggagagtccagcccctctcatgGAGTTGGGTCCTAAGCCCAAGCTATGCGTGGAGGTGAgaccgactatatctagtcgataactctcaacctcctgcacaagccCTGGCTCCTTATCCCCACagcaaggtgacattccatgtccccagagtcAGTCTCTATGtctggagatccggtcgtcgaggcccccgcattcgactgccgcccagatttctctgcaccggccccttatAGGTCCTGCCGCAGGTGGTCGGTCCGTGTGAGGACGGCCTCACGTCGCTTCTTGGGCTGAACCCCATGGGAAAATgcctggccaccaggcgcttGCTGCCGAGCACCTACCCAAGGCCTGgttccagggtggggccccggtaacgccagtccgggcgacctACCTAGCCTTGATTGTTCACTCTATATAAAGGGCCTCTGAACTGCTCTTAGTGTGACCTGTCCCCCTGGACCCGCCCCCCTGGACCTGCTATTGGTCTGGTTAGCATTGCCCATTGCCAACTTTTTGCAATATTCTTTACAATTTCATGGTCCAAATGAAATTGAGTTGAGTTAGGAAGTACTGCAGAAGGGACGCTGAAGTCCCTAAACACATGATGTCTCTACTCGGTCACTCTAGGCCCAGCTTCTACGCCAGTCAAAGAGCCTCATGAAGATACTATGAATATGATGGCCGCATCTCAATTCGCCACATGCACAGTTCAATGTACACTTCAAAGTGCCCTTCGAAGTACCTTTCAAAGTATGCATTGTTCCAAGTGTCATTCAAAGTGCCGCTCAAAATGCCATTTGATGTGCCTGTGTAGCCAGCTTTGTGCTGAAATTGGATGTTTCTGTGCAGTTACGTAAGGTAGTTTACATTACATTgctgaaataattagttttatttttcatgatttattattcaatagaagaagagtcaaggtgttgtCGTCACagctgtttagattgaatgaagtgagGAATTAATGTTTTCGCTTAGAATATCAAACAAATATAAGTTTTCAggagatttttttccccaattgtagctactacattattttaacaaaatataccttgttaatCCGTtataacacagacacaggtgaCTAATGCCatatttacattcatagtcCATGAACCAGAGAGCACTTATTAGTTGTGCATAATGTGgcatattgcagtttaacgattcggcATTTGGACTAGGTTTAacttgatctgtggctaaaccactgTAAGAATAAGCTGTAAGAATGTACttgcaaaataaaactgagtgtGCCAGTGCTGCACAggttttttaatcatcaaacacccGGCCCGTACATATCTTTAATCAGATTTAACGGTTTCATGTagcaacagtttcatgtcgcactgttgtaggtgacgtaaaccagtacgaatatttgaacgtgtattgcatAGTGTACTcgattttcttctctttttgcataggtgcggtgcatgatgggatataacAGTGTGCGAAGTCTGCTCAGATGCACGCTTCGGCTACAGTCGATTTCAAGGGAAACGGCACATTTTCGACCACATTTGtcaggtgcattgaaatgggacagcactTGTCATGCCGGAAGTtagcccttaaatgcaccgtttgaaATGTGCTACGAATGATGCATTTGACGAATAAGGACATGGACGTTGTCTGTGCCTGTTGTCTACAGGAGAGTGGCACCTGTCCTGCTGCCACCTGCTCCAGACCTGCGTGAAGCGTGGCCTCAGGAACAGTAAGTCAGTTAACAAACCAAGCAAAGAAGAAACCATTTGCAGAGAAACAAGTCAAATGGCAAAGAATAAACTCATTTCCAAACCAACCATTAAACTAAAAGTTCCTTTCACATGGCAAACTGGAACTGCTTTGGACCAAAAATGTTGACAGTGCTGACACTAATCTCATTCATCTGTTCACCCAAGATCACAGCGGTGAACCCGGGTGAGTTTGCGCCAGAGGTCGTTGCTGCCATTTTCCAGTTTTGCCTTTCCTGCTTGTTGACTCCTTAAGTAGGCCAGCCAAGGTCGTCCAACACAGTTACAATGAGCATGAACATGGGCTAAAAGCCATTCCATCTTTGTCACTTCAAGAGCTTGAGGCAAAACAAAGATCTGATCCTGCAATCTATCCTGGGCTGGCCGAGCCTATAAACACACTAAGCAGCTGTTCAGGCCGctagagggcccccaagagcccatacactTCTAAATATCTTTctataaagattacatttttgttttttttttctattgtagcaaaatatctgctgcatacatttgtttttgaaccAGGCATAAGTgtgggcagctctgtgtttacatctCTGAGGTGCGCTGAGGCAGCCAAAGTACTTTTGAATGGttgttttacaagttagatgaaataatttcagtcttttgatcataatttaaaaaaaaacataattggaCAAGGTGATTAGAGCATGATCATATTGTCAAATGCAAGTCATCAATAGCTGAGCCCAGGTCCATCCACTGCCAAGGGGCCCAGAGACAAAATTCTTTTAAGGACCGGCCTGAAAGCTAAAGCCAGCCCTGTATCAATCTCAAAAGCTTTGCATTCATTTCTTCTAAGATCGTCTGATTTCTGCATCAAATCTAAATATTTGTAAGAAGaatgagaagaaaaataaacatagagacacatcattttattaaaatgttttattaaattttacaaaaaaaacctcagtcACTATTGTCCATACACTTTTGGAAACAAGTAGcatataatttaattttattattattattattattattattatttacttttttatctgTGGATTACTTTTTGCCGTGATATCATTTTGTTTAGAATAGAAACTACATCCCTGTTTATGGACAGGGGTTCTGGGCACACCTGGAGGTTGGAGGAGGCCTCATCTTTTTCTGCAGATCATGTCTGTGAGCAGTGACAGTGTTTGGAGAGACCTGCAGGTGGCAGCAGAGGTGAGACACCAGGACTGGTCTGAGGCTCGAGTCCTTGAGTCCATAGGTCAGAGTCGTCAGACACCGCGGCATCATCACCAAAAACACGTGGACCATCACAAAGAGACGCCCTGGGTTCGCCAGAGCAGCCACAACTCTGAAGATAGGCTGCTCCGTGATGGACATAAGGTTCAAACTCAACTGAAACATGTGCACGAGCAGCATGTTCTGAGCTTTGTTTGCAGACTCCTTTTCTGTGGAGGCAGAGAGCGCAACCACCATCACACCAATGAAGGACGACATGATTACTAAACCTGACAACAGAAACAGCACAATGGTGGATATCGTCTGGTAGACCTTAGATCGAGGTCCGAGCAACAAGGCGACGGAGGAGCAGTAGGAATTCATCTGAAGGCTGGGGAGCAGGTGGAAGGGGAATTCAACAAGGAGCAAAACCTGAATCAAAATGTCCACACAGCCCATCCCCCAAACACAGAGGATGGCAAAGGCCGTGTTCCTCATGGTGACTATGGTGGGGTAATGAAACGGGAAACAAACAGAGATGTAACGCTCTGTGGACATGACTGTGAGCGTAAGAGGAGCGATCTTGACACACAGGTAAGTGATCATGACGTAAAATCCACACAGAGGGTAGGACAGGTTCACGTTAGCAGTGCTGTGCATGTACAACAACTGCCCCATGAAGAGCACGATGGAGTCCCCCACCACCAGGTTCAGCAGGAGCATGTACCGCGACGTCTCCCTGAACACAGGCCGACTGCACAGGGTGTGGATGATGATGCCGTTTATGACCAGGAATATGAGGGCGGCAAGGTTGGTCAGCACGGCAAAGGCAAACCTGAAGCTGATCATCTTTGTCCAGTCCTGTCCTGTGAGGTTCTGATAGAAACTCTGCAACTCCATCAAACATAGACCTCAGGAATCAGCTGGAACAGAGAAGGcagaacagtttaaaaaaataacccaaatgcAATGAACAACTACAGTCTAGGTTCTCCCTAGAGGCTGAACTTCAGAAACAGATGTACTGTTTTCCTAAACATAACTAGTCATCTCTGAGAATGTCTGTATTACAAGTCAGTGGTGCTTTATTTTCTTACCTGCAGCGACCCCAGCCTCATCCAAATAGGCCCAAAAAAGAATCAACGAGTAGAACATCATGAGTTACTGTTCACAAcgttccacagagacaagcataATTTTAATCACATATTTAACAatcaacagttttgtttttttgttttttttaaggtctaCATCAAGACTGAACTGGACCAAAGCATGTCTATAACATGAACTAAACCATAAATAATCTAgttctaaaccatgactgaccTGATGTAACCTAACCTAAATAAATGTGTCCCTAAATTGAATTAATACCAGAACTGCAGAGGATAACTACAAACAGTCTGTGTACCACCACTGAGTTAGACAatgattttaaaagtgtttgGTCCCTCCATATGAATCACAATATGTGTCTGTAAGTTCATGAAGttgaaaataacaaagaaaataataatcacaTATTTCAACATTTACATCGACACCAGAAGGAGCTGATATTTCATGAATGCACTAGAAGGAGGTCTGTGGTTAAGGGTTTGAGCTACaggtcaaaataattatcacattcattttggaaaaataaacatctgaatattaaaagcaaaaaagaattttttaaagtgtaataTAGACATACTATCTATTTTATGTTGTTCACTACTTCTCTCAGAAATCTCACTCCaaataagtaaaaacatttCTATAAACAATCAGATCAagattattattcttattcaaaatgttttattttaggtttAGGCTCCAACTACAACAGCACTGAAGTACAATGAACTATGCCATTTCCCACAGAGAAGCACTGGATACAGAAAACTGCTCTGAAATGATGGTAAACGTCATTAAAAACAGTGATATTTGTAAAGCTCTAAAGCCACACTCAGCCTCTCACTCTCCCACAGAAGCACACACAGTGTTATATTACCATGAGTCCTGCAGCAGATCTCTCAGACTGGAGTCAGTGTAGGGCCGTCTgagctcccacaatgcactgctttAAAACTCTTTGCCACAAATGACCTCACTGCTCGCCGCCATTTTGCGTCTGATGTCAATAACAACATGAGTCTAAATGATGCCTTCAGGGACCTGCAGCCCTCAGAGTTTCATCATTGTTTTTGACCAACACTTTGACTTTGGGAGTTCAAACTTTCTACGTCCAGATTCACTGAACACTCAAACTCCAGTTCAACAGAGCAGAGTTACTCATCCTGTCACATCTAATGTCAACTAAAAGTAACAAATGTGGGCCCCAGACCAAACTTTTAAGTGCAGTGCACCAAcaaactagggatgggacgataaaaaattttagactcacaattattgtggccaaaataatcgtgattaacgatatctcaataatattattatttacaactttacagcaatgtacacacacttctgcgtcacccgcacaaacaatctacacatcaaattaaagctgcggcgctcgtctttttggatatgcaaaccattttcacctgtaatcaccacagtgtTGACAGGAAAGAggtttttatagaaaagtcacaaagtgtgaatctagACTTCatgctctggttctgtcaaacatcaacatattttgttccgtaaaggtccagagaaaataatccagtcaagaagttatgtccacaaaataagatcccccatgtccaatctgctgcaggaaagtcaAATCTGctcagtcacttctttgcatttcttttgtcgatttcaggcataataaacttctgactgtGCCAACTTTgttcagtgctaaacacacgtgttagcttgtgattgacaccagtgttggccaataaggtgggggttgtgggttactgaggccgcagacagtgaatcagtgctacagatgactgaaagtttacgccccactcttccccttgtagaatcatccaattacatcacacgcatttagtgacattttccccttacagccaatgagtaGCGgaacaggatgatgtatcacatgccatggttttccataaacagacgtacccggaagaaaatgtgtactcctcactgCCATGGCCATGTCACAATTtaccaaaatggccttagattcACCACTGAAAGaatgcgtcgaagggcagttacagaatttccggcgcgacaagagCTGTCCCAGTTCAATGCACccgactgaatgcgcccgacaaacgtGCCCTGCCctttccagcgtttccatggagatcggacataaccgaagcgtgcatccacgCACACTTCAAGCAccgctatatcccatcatgcaccacgacTACgcaagaaagagaagaaaatggagtcagcgcaatacacattcaaatgttcgtactggtttacctcatctacaacagtgcgacatccatccatccatccattttcttccgcttatccggggccgggtcgcgggggcagcagtctaagcagggactcccagacttccctcaacccggacacgtcctccagctcctccggtgggaccccaaggcgttcccaggccagccgagagacatactccctccagcgtgtcctgggtcttccccagggcctcctcccagtgggacatgcccagaacacctccctagggaggcgtccaggaggcatcctgagcagatgcccgagccatctcagctggtt from Periophthalmus magnuspinnatus isolate fPerMag1 chromosome 14, fPerMag1.2.pri, whole genome shotgun sequence encodes the following:
- the LOC117381531 gene encoding odorant receptor 131-2-like; amino-acid sequence: MISFRFAFAVLTNLAALIFLVINGIIIHTLCSRPVFRETSRYMLLLNLVVGDSIVLFMGQLLYMHSTANVNLSYPLCGFYVMITYLCVKIAPLTLTVMSTERYISVCFPFHYPTIVTMRNTAFAILCVWGMGCVDILIQVLLLVEFPFHLLPSLQMNSYCSSVALLLGPRSKVYQTISTIVLFLLSGLVIMSSFIGVMVVALSASTEKESANKAQNMLLVHMFQLSLNLMSITEQPIFRVVAALANPGRLFVMVHVFLVMMPRCLTTLTYGLKDSSLRPVLVSHLCCHLQVSPNTVTAHRHDLQKKMRPPPTSRCAQNPCP